In Geotalea uraniireducens, one genomic interval encodes:
- the rpsL gene encoding 30S ribosomal protein S12: MPTINQLIRLGRESKKEKSTAPALKCCPQKRGVCTRVYTTTPKKPNSALRKVARVRLTNGIEVTSYIPGVGHNLQEHSVVLIRGGRVKDLPGVRYHIVRGTLDSVGVKDRKKSRSKYGAKRPK, translated from the coding sequence ATGCCTACAATTAACCAGCTGATTCGCCTTGGTCGCGAAAGCAAAAAGGAAAAGTCGACTGCACCGGCTTTGAAGTGTTGCCCGCAGAAGCGGGGGGTCTGTACGAGGGTTTATACCACTACGCCGAAAAAGCCGAACTCTGCGTTGCGCAAGGTTGCCAGGGTGCGGTTGACCAATGGGATAGAGGTTACTTCCTATATTCCGGGGGTCGGGCATAACCTGCAGGAACACTCGGTGGTGCTGATCCGTGGCGGCAGGGTAAAAGACCTTCCTGGGGTGCGGTACCATATCGTTCGTGGTACGTTGGATTCCGTCGGCGTTAAAGATCGGAAGAAGAGTCGCTCCAAGTACGGCGCGAAGCGGCCTAAGTAA
- the fusA gene encoding elongation factor G, translating into MARLVPLEKTRNIGIMAHIDAGKTTTTERILYYTGVSHKIGEVHEGTATMDWMEQEQERGITITSAATTCFWNDHRVNIIDTPGHVDFTIEVERSLRVLDGAVAVFCSVGGVEPQSETVWRQADKYGVPRIAFINKMDRVGADFFRGVGMIRDRLKANPVPVQLPIGAEDTYRGVVDLVEMKAIVWDEESLGARYHEEEIPADLAELAHEYREKMIEEVATHDEALMEKYLSGEELSVEEVRAAIRYATINIHICPVLCGSAFKNKGVQNLLNAVVDFLPSPVDIPAIKGVDSKTGDQIERKAADDEPFAALAFKIMTDPFVGQLCFFRVYSGVLNSGSYVYNSTKEKKERIGRLLKMHANKREEIKEVYAGDIAAAVGLKYTTTGDTLCPEDAPVILESIEFPEPVIAIAIEPKTKADQEKLGISLQKLASEDPSFRVKTDEETGQTIISGMGELHLEIIVDRLMREFKVEANVGKPQVAYRETVTKKVKVEGKFVRQSGGRGQYGHVWVEIEPQEPGKGYEFVDAIKGGVVPREYIPAVDKGIQESMDTGVLAGFPTVDFKITLVDGSYHEVDSSEMAFKIAGSMAFKEAAAKASPVLLEPIMSVEVVVPEEYMGDVIGDLNSRRGRIMGMESRAGAQVVSSMVPLAQMFGYATDLRSATQGRATYTMTFDHYEQVPKSVSEEIIAKVKG; encoded by the coding sequence GTGGCTAGACTTGTGCCGTTGGAAAAAACAAGAAATATCGGGATTATGGCCCATATTGATGCAGGTAAGACGACGACTACCGAGCGTATCCTGTATTACACGGGGGTATCCCATAAAATCGGCGAAGTCCATGAAGGGACTGCCACGATGGACTGGATGGAGCAGGAGCAAGAGCGTGGAATTACAATTACTTCCGCGGCGACGACCTGTTTCTGGAATGATCATCGTGTGAATATTATTGATACGCCTGGTCATGTTGACTTCACGATTGAGGTTGAGCGTTCATTGCGCGTGTTGGATGGCGCGGTGGCCGTCTTTTGCTCGGTTGGTGGTGTTGAGCCTCAGTCCGAGACGGTGTGGCGGCAGGCTGATAAGTATGGCGTCCCCCGCATTGCCTTTATCAATAAGATGGACCGCGTTGGTGCTGACTTCTTCCGTGGGGTTGGGATGATTCGTGATCGGTTGAAGGCTAACCCGGTCCCTGTTCAGCTGCCGATCGGTGCGGAAGATACGTACCGCGGTGTGGTCGACCTTGTAGAAATGAAGGCGATCGTCTGGGATGAGGAATCTCTTGGTGCTAGGTACCACGAAGAGGAGATCCCCGCTGATCTTGCCGAGCTTGCTCACGAATATCGTGAAAAGATGATCGAGGAGGTTGCAACGCACGATGAGGCGTTGATGGAGAAGTACCTGTCGGGTGAAGAGCTTTCAGTCGAAGAGGTTCGCGCTGCGATACGCTATGCCACGATCAATATTCATATTTGCCCGGTGCTTTGCGGTTCGGCGTTCAAGAACAAAGGTGTGCAAAACCTTTTGAATGCAGTCGTTGATTTTCTGCCTTCGCCCGTCGATATCCCTGCCATTAAAGGGGTTGATTCCAAGACTGGGGATCAGATCGAGCGGAAAGCCGCTGATGATGAGCCGTTTGCAGCCCTGGCCTTCAAGATAATGACAGACCCGTTTGTTGGGCAGTTATGCTTTTTCCGTGTCTACTCGGGTGTTCTTAATTCGGGTTCCTATGTTTATAATTCCACCAAGGAAAAGAAAGAGCGCATCGGTCGTTTGCTGAAAATGCACGCGAACAAGCGTGAAGAAATTAAAGAAGTGTATGCCGGCGATATTGCTGCTGCGGTTGGTTTGAAATACACGACCACCGGCGACACGCTCTGCCCAGAGGATGCCCCGGTAATCCTTGAGTCGATTGAATTCCCTGAACCTGTCATTGCGATCGCCATTGAACCCAAGACTAAGGCGGATCAGGAAAAATTAGGGATCAGCCTGCAGAAGCTTGCCAGTGAGGATCCGTCTTTCCGGGTAAAGACCGACGAGGAGACTGGGCAGACGATTATTTCCGGGATGGGCGAATTGCATCTTGAAATTATTGTTGACCGGTTGATGCGCGAGTTCAAGGTCGAGGCGAACGTTGGTAAGCCGCAGGTTGCTTATCGTGAGACAGTTACGAAAAAGGTTAAGGTTGAAGGCAAGTTTGTTCGGCAATCGGGTGGTCGTGGTCAGTATGGCCATGTCTGGGTTGAGATTGAGCCGCAAGAGCCGGGCAAAGGCTATGAATTTGTTGATGCAATCAAGGGCGGTGTTGTTCCGCGTGAATATATTCCGGCTGTAGACAAAGGTATCCAGGAGTCTATGGATACTGGGGTTCTCGCCGGCTTCCCGACAGTTGACTTCAAGATCACTCTGGTCGATGGTTCCTACCATGAAGTCGACTCTTCCGAAATGGCGTTCAAGATCGCTGGCTCCATGGCATTCAAGGAAGCGGCAGCTAAAGCGTCCCCGGTTCTTCTTGAGCCGATCATGTCTGTTGAGGTCGTTGTCCCGGAAGAGTATATGGGCGACGTGATTGGCGATCTTAACTCGCGCCGTGGCCGGATTATGGGAATGGAAAGCAGGGCTGGCGCACAGGTCGTAAGTTCGATGGTGCCGCTGGCTCAAATGTTCGGGTATGCAACCGACTTACGTTCTGCAACGCAGGGCCGTGCAACCTACACGATGACTTTTGATCATTACGAGCAGGTGCCGAAGTCGGTGTCCGAAGAGATTATTGCGAAAGTTAAAGGATAA
- the rplB gene encoding 50S ribosomal protein L2: protein MAIKTYKPTSAGRRHQTCSAFTEVTSSKPEKSLLAKVKKTGGRNNFGRVTSRHIGGGHRQKYRIIDFRRNKLEIPAKVASIEYDPNRSARIALLYYVDGEKRYILAPLGLNVGDTIVASPNADIKPGNSLPLRAIPLGTIIHNIELKIGKGGQLARSAGTFAQLMAKEGKYAQVKLPSGEVRMVLQDCVATIGQVGNIDHENVSLGKAGRSRWLGIRPKVRGVAMNPVDHPHGGGEGRTSGGRHPVTPWGIPTKGYKTRTNKTSSRFIVKPRSK from the coding sequence ATGGCAATCAAGACATACAAACCAACATCGGCAGGCCGAAGACATCAGACCTGCTCCGCTTTTACGGAAGTGACTTCCAGCAAGCCCGAGAAATCCCTTCTGGCGAAAGTGAAGAAAACTGGTGGACGAAATAACTTCGGTCGCGTAACGTCAAGACATATTGGCGGTGGACACCGGCAAAAGTATCGGATTATTGATTTTCGGCGCAACAAGCTGGAGATCCCGGCAAAGGTTGCGTCGATTGAATATGACCCGAACCGTAGCGCTCGCATTGCCCTCCTTTATTATGTGGACGGTGAGAAGCGGTATATTTTGGCGCCGCTTGGGCTTAATGTTGGTGACACGATTGTCGCCAGCCCGAATGCTGATATCAAGCCTGGTAATTCACTCCCCTTGCGAGCTATTCCGCTTGGTACCATTATCCACAATATTGAGCTGAAGATTGGTAAAGGCGGTCAGCTTGCACGGAGTGCGGGTACGTTTGCTCAGTTAATGGCTAAAGAAGGCAAGTATGCGCAGGTTAAATTGCCATCCGGCGAAGTGCGGATGGTTCTTCAGGACTGTGTGGCGACTATCGGGCAGGTCGGGAATATTGACCATGAGAACGTATCTTTGGGGAAGGCCGGTAGATCCCGTTGGCTGGGTATTCGTCCCAAGGTTCGTGGTGTTGCGATGAACCCGGTAGATCATCCGCATGGTGGTGGCGAGGGGCGCACTTCTGGTGGGCGTCATCCGGTCACGCCGTGGGGCATTCCGACTAAGGGTTACAAGACCAGGACCAACAAGACCTCGTCGCGCTTCATCGTTAAACCGCGCTCGAAATAA
- the rpsG gene encoding 30S ribosomal protein S7, with protein sequence MPRRREVAKRVILPDPKFNDRVVAKLVNVIMSDGKKSTAERALYGALDIVAQKVGEEAVKVLKKCLDNIKPTLEVKSRRVGGSTYQVPVEVRAERRVSLAMRWLVRYANERSEKTVTDKLAGEILDAYNGRGAAVKKREDTHRMAEANRAFAHYRW encoded by the coding sequence ATGCCGAGAAGAAGAGAAGTAGCTAAAAGGGTGATCCTTCCTGATCCTAAGTTTAACGATAGGGTCGTGGCGAAGCTTGTTAATGTAATAATGTCTGACGGTAAGAAGAGTACTGCGGAGCGTGCGCTGTATGGTGCGCTTGATATCGTGGCCCAAAAGGTTGGCGAGGAAGCGGTCAAGGTTCTTAAAAAATGTCTTGATAATATCAAGCCGACCTTGGAGGTTAAGTCACGCCGCGTTGGTGGCTCTACTTATCAGGTGCCGGTTGAGGTTCGGGCAGAGCGGCGGGTTTCTCTGGCGATGCGCTGGCTTGTGCGTTATGCGAACGAGCGGTCTGAGAAGACGGTGACCGACAAATTGGCTGGGGAAATACTTGATGCCTATAATGGTCGCGGCGCTGCCGTGAAGAAGCGTGAAGATACGCATCGGATGGCAGAGGCGAACAGGGCGTTTGCTCACTACCGCTGGTAG
- the rpsS gene encoding 30S ribosomal protein S19: MARSIKKGPFVDTHLADKVAAEGPGSKKVIKTWSRRSTITPDFIGLTFAVHNGKKFIPVFVTENMVGHKLGEFAPTRTFYGHAADKKSKLKKK; the protein is encoded by the coding sequence ATGGCACGTTCAATCAAGAAGGGTCCGTTTGTTGATACGCATTTGGCCGACAAGGTAGCAGCTGAAGGCCCCGGATCAAAGAAAGTAATTAAGACGTGGTCTCGTCGTTCAACCATTACGCCAGACTTTATCGGCTTGACGTTTGCTGTGCACAATGGGAAAAAATTCATTCCTGTTTTTGTGACGGAAAATATGGTTGGGCACAAACTCGGAGAGTTTGCACCCACGCGGACTTTCTACGGGCATGCGGCTGATAAGAAAAGCAAGCTGAAGAAGAAGTAA
- the rplC gene encoding 50S ribosomal protein L3, whose protein sequence is MKKGLIARKLGMTQIFAEDGKRIPVTVVEAGPCVVVQKKTVESDGYNAIQVGFAAKEASKANQALIGHCRSAKQGVFSFLREFRFDSVDSYNVGDVVSADVFAEGEFVDVTGTSIGKGFQGVVKRWGFRGGRSSHGSCFHRAPGSIGSSAYPSRVFKNKKMPGQLGNEKVTVQRLQIVRVDSDSNLLFIKGAVPGAQNGILLVKDSVKA, encoded by the coding sequence ATGAAGAAGGGTTTAATAGCTAGAAAACTGGGAATGACTCAGATCTTCGCGGAAGATGGCAAGCGGATACCTGTTACGGTCGTTGAGGCAGGTCCGTGTGTGGTTGTGCAGAAGAAGACGGTTGAGTCTGATGGGTACAACGCCATCCAGGTAGGTTTTGCAGCTAAAGAGGCGAGCAAAGCCAATCAGGCGCTTATCGGCCATTGCCGCTCTGCGAAACAAGGAGTTTTTTCCTTTCTCCGTGAGTTTAGATTTGACTCGGTGGATTCCTATAATGTAGGTGATGTTGTCTCTGCTGATGTTTTTGCCGAGGGCGAGTTCGTAGATGTAACCGGAACAAGCATTGGTAAAGGCTTCCAAGGGGTCGTCAAGCGTTGGGGGTTTAGAGGCGGCCGCTCGTCGCACGGCTCGTGTTTCCACAGGGCACCGGGTTCGATCGGGAGTTCTGCTTACCCGTCCCGCGTATTTAAAAATAAGAAGATGCCCGGACAGCTTGGCAATGAAAAGGTAACTGTGCAGCGGTTGCAGATCGTGAGAGTTGATTCCGATAGTAATCTGCTTTTTATCAAGGGGGCTGTCCCTGGTGCACAGAATGGCATTTTGCTTGTTAAGGATAGCGTCAAGGCGTGA
- the tuf gene encoding elongation factor Tu, translated as MAKAKFERTKPHVNIGTIGHVDHGKTTLTAAITKVLAEQGKAEFRAFDQIDNAPEERERGITIATAHVEYETDKRHYAHVDCPGHADYVKNMITGAAQMDGAILVVSAADGPMPQTREHILLARQVGVPYIVVFLNKADVVDDAELLELVELEIRELLSSYDFPGDDIPIIKGSALKALEGDKGELGEQAIFKLMEAVDSYIPEPERAIDKPFLMPVEDVFSISGRGTVATGRVERGIVKVGEEVEIVGMRATSKTTVTGVEMFRKLLDEGRAGDNIGALLRGIKREDIERGQVLAKPGSITPHTKFKAEAYILTKEEGGRHTPFFNGYRPQFYFRTTDVTGVVDLPAGTEMVMPGDNVAMTINLITPIAMDEGLRFAIREGGRTVGAGVVSSIIE; from the coding sequence ATGGCAAAGGCTAAATTCGAGAGGACAAAACCGCACGTCAATATTGGCACGATCGGTCACGTAGACCACGGGAAGACGACGCTGACTGCTGCGATCACGAAGGTTCTTGCGGAACAGGGGAAGGCAGAGTTTCGTGCGTTTGATCAGATTGACAATGCTCCCGAAGAGCGTGAGCGTGGTATCACCATTGCGACCGCCCACGTGGAATACGAGACGGACAAGCGACACTATGCACACGTAGACTGCCCGGGTCATGCCGACTATGTTAAGAACATGATCACCGGTGCGGCGCAGATGGACGGCGCCATTCTGGTTGTCTCGGCCGCCGACGGGCCGATGCCGCAGACCCGTGAGCACATCCTGCTTGCGCGTCAGGTTGGGGTTCCGTACATCGTCGTGTTCCTGAACAAGGCGGACGTGGTTGACGATGCCGAGCTGCTGGAGCTGGTCGAGCTGGAGATCCGCGAGCTGCTGTCGTCCTATGACTTCCCTGGCGATGATATTCCGATCATCAAAGGTTCGGCGCTGAAGGCGCTGGAAGGCGACAAGGGCGAGCTGGGCGAGCAGGCGATCTTCAAGCTGATGGAAGCGGTCGACAGCTATATTCCGGAGCCGGAGCGGGCCATCGACAAGCCGTTCCTGATGCCGGTGGAAGACGTATTCTCGATTTCGGGTCGCGGTACCGTGGCGACGGGGCGCGTTGAGCGCGGGATTGTCAAGGTCGGTGAAGAAGTCGAGATCGTCGGGATGCGTGCGACGAGCAAGACGACGGTAACCGGGGTCGAGATGTTCCGGAAGCTGCTCGACGAAGGTCGCGCTGGTGACAACATCGGCGCCCTGCTGCGCGGAATCAAGCGTGAAGACATCGAGCGTGGGCAGGTATTGGCCAAGCCGGGTTCGATCACTCCGCACACCAAGTTCAAGGCGGAAGCATACATCCTGACCAAGGAAGAAGGTGGTCGTCATACGCCGTTCTTCAACGGCTATCGTCCGCAGTTCTACTTCCGGACGACGGACGTGACGGGTGTTGTGGACCTGCCAGCGGGGACTGAGATGGTAATGCCTGGTGACAACGTGGCGATGACGATCAACCTGATCACGCCGATCGCGATGGACGAAGGTCTGCGGTTCGCGATCCGTGAAGGTGGCCGTACCGTTGGCGCCGGCGTCGTTAGCTCCATTATTGAATAA
- the rplD gene encoding 50S ribosomal protein L4, translating to MATIDVFDLKKNKVAEMSLDDAVFNGEVKEYLIHEAIKVQLANRRAGTVAVKNRSAVSGGGKKPYRQKGTGQARQGCIRAPHYVGGGVAFGPQPKVYNLSMNKKARKAAVRSALSMLYKGNKLSVVNAFDLPSISTKSFVGVMKAFEVDKTLVVLDSPNANLELSARNVKHVKVVKADQLSVYDIVRYNNIILTEAAVRTVEGVLQS from the coding sequence ATGGCAACGATCGATGTATTCGACCTGAAAAAAAATAAAGTAGCTGAAATGAGCCTTGACGACGCCGTCTTCAATGGTGAAGTGAAGGAATACCTGATTCATGAGGCAATCAAGGTTCAACTTGCTAACCGGCGTGCTGGAACAGTGGCAGTGAAGAACCGTTCAGCAGTATCCGGCGGCGGGAAAAAGCCCTATCGTCAAAAAGGTACCGGGCAGGCGCGTCAAGGTTGTATCCGGGCTCCCCATTATGTCGGTGGTGGAGTGGCTTTTGGCCCTCAGCCAAAAGTTTACAATCTGTCAATGAATAAGAAAGCCAGAAAGGCTGCTGTAAGATCTGCCCTTTCGATGCTGTATAAGGGGAACAAGCTTTCTGTTGTTAATGCTTTTGATCTCCCCAGTATATCCACCAAATCGTTTGTCGGTGTTATGAAAGCGTTTGAGGTAGATAAGACGTTGGTTGTTTTGGATTCGCCGAATGCGAATCTTGAGCTCTCGGCGCGAAACGTAAAACATGTGAAGGTGGTCAAAGCCGACCAGCTAAGTGTTTATGATATCGTTCGCTACAATAATATCATTCTTACCGAGGCTGCTGTCCGTACGGTTGAAGGAGTGTTGCAGTCATGA
- a CDS encoding 50S ribosomal protein L23, whose protein sequence is MNIYDVIKKPLITEKTTLQKDAGNVISFVVDRNANKIEIKSAVEQLFKVEVVEVNTANIAGKLKRVGRHYGKRSNWKKAYVTLKEGNNVDFFEI, encoded by the coding sequence ATGAATATCTATGACGTCATCAAAAAGCCTTTGATTACAGAGAAAACTACTTTGCAAAAAGATGCTGGGAACGTGATTTCTTTTGTCGTAGATCGTAATGCGAACAAAATCGAAATCAAGTCAGCTGTTGAGCAGCTGTTTAAGGTTGAAGTGGTCGAGGTAAACACGGCCAATATTGCCGGTAAGCTAAAGCGCGTTGGCCGCCATTACGGGAAACGGTCAAACTGGAAAAAAGCGTATGTTACCTTGAAGGAAGGTAATAACGTCGATTTCTTTGAAATATAA
- the rpsJ gene encoding 30S ribosomal protein S10, with protein MPSQKIRIRLKAFDHKLLDQSVGEIVDTAKRTGARVAGPIPLPTIINKYCVLRGPHVDKKSREQFEIRTHKRLIDILDPTQQTVDALMKLDLSAGVDVEIKL; from the coding sequence ATGCCAAGTCAAAAGATTAGAATCCGGCTCAAAGCGTTCGATCATAAACTTCTTGATCAATCTGTAGGTGAGATTGTTGATACGGCCAAGCGGACAGGTGCTCGCGTGGCTGGACCGATCCCTCTGCCGACGATTATCAACAAATATTGTGTGTTGCGTGGACCTCACGTTGACAAGAAATCGCGTGAACAGTTTGAGATTCGGACACACAAGCGATTGATCGATATTCTGGATCCGACCCAGCAGACGGTTGATGCCTTGATGAAGCTAGACCTGTCGGCTGGTGTGGATGTGGAAATTAAGCTTTAA